Below is a genomic region from Eupeodes corollae chromosome 1, idEupCoro1.1, whole genome shotgun sequence.
taataatattctatAGTCCACAAAAAGGATTGGAAAAATAGagtaatttcttttaaagttagcATCATTtcgaaatggaaaaaaacaagGCGTTGTTATAAATGTCCAATTTTTGGAGCAATTGAggaacttaaagaaaatattttaacaacttaCGCAGATTTTATGAAGTTCTACGAATGGACCAGATTTCATCTTAGGTTAGATACATAGAAACACAAAGAAAGAACGATCCTTTTATGATGTAGCGAAAATAGTCTCTTAGAAGATAGATATCTAATATCTGGAAAAAGCATCTCTGCCAATAATTACCAATGCACGAATAATTCAGTTATTGAGATCATACCATGTAAAATgcgaaaacttaaacaaatctttaaaaagatGTTCCGACGAAAAGAGgcagatttttttgaaacatagcACAGTTCTGTTTAACATTTGCTTATGGAAATGCAAACACGTTTCTAAATGTATCtgtgcaaaagaaaacaaagtgcATAAAGaagatcacatttttttttagatcaaagATCTGAGAGAAAATGAGGATAGGTGGTGTCGATCagccaaattgtaaaaaaatagaaacatcaATTAGCCGTTCAacttcaataatacaaaaagagcAACAGAAAGAACAAAGGAAGGagcaattaaacaatttatctTCATCGTTTGATTCTGATAGTGAAAACCTTTCCATAAGATCTACGTCAAACGAAAATGGAgagataaatataaataaattctctaCGTCAAAATCAAAGACCAAAAAGACCACTATTCAAAACCTACCTCTATTATCCAAGACATGGGATCGGAATGGAGTTTCTGATAGTGCAGCAGCCGCCATCGTTTCTGCCGCACTTTATGATCTAAAGTCCGATTTAGAGGTGATTGATAAATCTTAAATACACCGAGAAAGAAACAAAGTAGGGCCCGAATTAACATGCAAAGCTTTATGTTCAAATGTCCTTGCTTTGTATTTCGATGGGAGAAAAGACAGAATAGAACTCTTGGTGTCGTTAAAAAGCGTACCAAAAGATACAAACAAGTTTTGACAGAGGAACATATTTCCATCATAAAGGTTCCGGAATCTACATTTTTAGGATACACGACACCACAGCAGGGTACGGCAAAAGGTATAGTAGCATCCACTGCTTCAAGACAAAAAATATCTCACTTGATGACTTACTAGCTGTGGGCTGTGATGGCACAGCTACAAATACAGGCAAATTAAATGGTGTTATTAGAATAATGGAAAAAAGGATAGGGCGTCCTTTGCAATGGATAGtgtatttgtttcatttaaataaaacttccaCTCAGACATCTATTCATAAAGCTTGGTGCAACTACAGGTTCTTCTTCTTACACgggtgaaattgaaaaaaagctagAGGGTTGCGAAAAGCTaagtaatataaaatataattccatTCCCAGTACGCTGGCAGATTTGTCAGCAAAGGATTTAAGTACAGATCAGCAGTACCTGTATGAATTTACAACTGCAGTGATCACCGAAAATTTTCCATCTGATTTAGCAAATAAAGCGCCTGGAAAGAAGTTTCATGCCCGATGGCATACGAAAGCGAACAGAATACTACGCCTTTACGTATCTACAGCAAATCTATCgcaaaattttattcatttggCTGAGTTTGTTGTAAAGGTTTATGCACCAGTATGGTTTCAGATAAAGATGCATCCAAATTGCAAAGACGGTTTAAGACATTTTTGGAAACTTATTGAGGAGTCTCGATATCTTTTTCCTGAACTCAAGCAAGTTATACATCCAGTAATCCAGCGAAATGCATACTTTGCACACCCTGAAAAGCTTTTATTATCAATGTTAACAGATACTACACTACACGTTCGGGAGCTTGCTGCCAGAAGAATTCTTAAACCTAGCAGTTTGACTCTTAAAAGAAACGTGCCACGAGTTTTTGAAgttccaaaaaataatttgattggcAGCAGAAAATGTATGAACCCCCAGTTTTAAAAGATGTTCCTAATgatgacattttgaaaattattattttcagggGTGAAAGTAACTTAACGTTTTTAAGGCTGCCTTGTCACACCCAAGCAGACGAACGTTctgtcaaaattgttaccgaagcTGCGATGTCTGCATGTGTTGACAAATCTAGATAGGGTCTAATTCAAGCAAAAATAGCGTCCAGGAAATTCATTCCGAAATTTGAAAGTAAACGTgactttaatattaattttaattaacttctaacatacaaaaaaatgtttaaagtacatatttaatttgaatgtacatttttataataaatacttGGTTATCTAAGCTGGtgaaaaaaaacagcttttaaaataaatatttaaacatttttaaaattattcatttttttctaaattaacgTACTTTCAAACTCAATGCGCAGGCTGAAGAACTTAAGTACAagttttttctcttaaatattaaaaaacaacttatttagCAACGTTTTATCATtattagaatttcaaaaaaaagtcataTAAGAGCGACCCGCCCTAATGTGTAGCTATCTTACATTTGCAGGTTTTCAGTTTTCATATACGAATATTATGTACTTACATTTATAATATCGCTGTAATCTGTTCTCATAATATCCGGCTTCAGCCACTGTTCCAAATCAGCTTTTCCATAGAAACTTTCTACAATGATTCTGaaacaaaggtttttttttattttatagaaattctatgtttatttaaaatttatatttagctTTAAATCTAAGGACATACCTATACGTATGCATAATCAAGAACTTACAAGActgaaaaattttcaataatataaaactgttaagaatttattattttttagaggAAATAAAACTCAAATCATTTAtaccataaataaataaatattggtataaatttgatataatgTGATTAAACCAAACTAGTAAAATGTTCCCTACTCAATTGTTCAGCTTAGAAACtaacatcttttcaaatcttGTAATTCCGtcattacattttttcaataaatcaaaactcACTCAATGACATCATCCTTATCACTTAACGTAAGTGGAAACGCTTTCATGCTCAAGTGAGGGCAGGCACTTGTCCACTCTTCTTCCATCGGTTcggaattttcatttttagccattttgtaaataatatcaCCCAGATTCTTTGCACGAATAAAGTCTGATATACCAATTGAGTAGCCTTTTTCACGCAATAAAGTAACGGTAAATATCGAATTCAACGAGTTGCCACCGAGTTCATAGAAATTACTATTTGGTGTCAATGTTGCACGGGTTGAACGACCAATAACACTTCCCACAGTTTCAAAGAGATCCCTTGCAATAAGCTTAAGATCTTCCGGAACTTGGgtaaaatcaaaatcaagaacTATAACTGTGTCGTCCTCGTTGTTATTGGCGGTTTCGTATGTTTTCAAAAGTGCTTGCCGGTCGATTTTTCCGTTGACCAAAAGAGGTACGCGATCAATGATTACAACTTGAGGTATCATATAATCTGCCAGTTTGTTCTTTAATGCTGCTTCTATTTGAAGACCCGTAAAAAGAGGAGAATCATCTCGGAGTTTGACAAATGCCAAAAGAGCTTGATCAAGTTGATCCACATGATAGCAGAGTACAATAGCTTTGTCGACAACTTCAATTGAAAGAACGTTCTTCTCAACTTCGGACAGGTCAACTCGATGTCCACGAATTTTAATCTGTGAATCGGTACGACCTTCATAACAAATATATCCACCTTGAAGTGATCCGTAGTCACCAGTACGATATAGGCGAGAATACTCTAAAAAACAAGAATTCAGTCAAGAAAATGTCCAAAAccaataagaaaaagaaacaactcACTGTATTCAACGGCAAGAGGATTCTCGAAGAAACGTTCAGGATCACGTCCATTAACGTAACCACTGGCAAGATTTAATCCAGCTACAAAGATTTCACCAATATCACCATTCTTAACAGGTCTATAGTCCTGATCCAGTAAATATATCACAGTATTGTCTATCGGAAGTCCTGGAATTCAAAAACCCCGCAACAAATTAGAACAATcatgatttaatatttatattaaacatttttcaaacttaCCTATAGGAATACGATCAAGTTGGCTCAATTGTTTTTTACTCTCGCACGCAAAGTAGGTAACATCACCCATAACCTCTGTGGAGCCATAGAAATTATACAAAGCATGGACACCCTCTTGGAAGTAATCGTAGAAGCTCTCGGCTAATTGCACTGGCAACGGTTCTCCAGAACACACCCAAATCTGAAGGCTGTGCAAAAGTTTCACATTTGATTTGCCACTCATTTGCAGGTACATGAGAATGTTGCGCAAGAGCGTTGGCACCAGCACCAATCGACGTATCTTGTACTGATCCAATACTGTAACCAGTCTCTCGGGATCTTTTGTGATTATCTTTGGAATAACTAGAATTGCCATACCTTTAGACAGTATGTGCGAtagaaaaaatttaacagtGATTACTGATTACTATGTTTATTCATAATTGTATGTAATTGGATCCTTACCGTTTAAAAGTGGACCCCAGAGTTCTGAAATTGAATCAACAAATGTCAGGGCCGTCTTGAATACTCCTATTGATTCATCAGAAGTGTATGGGAACGAGTCCCACTGCCATTGTAAACGGTTTAATATAATCGAATGAGGCAAGCGCACacctaaaaaattcaaaaccattgtttaaaataaagagATAAGAAAGGTTTTTCTCATGAATGAGTAATGAaaggaataaaaatataaaataagtcttttaaataatagatacagtattaaatttcaaatgtaaTCAATTATCTGTTCTTACATGTACGagtataaaatatttgagtaatttgtttaaataaatactgaCTCTTTAAAATCATaagaatttcgatttttgatgatatggtaaaaaaaaaaaacatttgtatggaTCAAAAAGTCGGTAAAACGTTTTGATTCTTGACTGCAAAGACATGGGaagcatttatttaaatgagGGCTAGGCTTAATAGTTCATAATGTACACCTTTAAGGCCACTTAACATAGACATTTCACTTccaaataatatacatacatacatatatcatacTTATGatcattataaacaaatacaaacaattacTCAAAAATCTGTTacgtaaaataaattttatttcgaaacgattgttttttccatatttttactTCTGGTCCATATTTTGTAACTCAGGTTCCTTTGTCgtggttaaaaaatgtataatttatgGAAAAGAACTTTAATTTTCTTAGGATCGTCATGGTTTTAACTTATACAGTGGTGGAAATATAATTAGAAACAATGAAAAGAGTAAACATAATGCACTTTTCTTATCATTGTTCGCacacaaaaaatgattaaatacaGTTTGCTTCTTGCTTTTATTGTGGAGCATGTTTTTGGTTCGCAGGTTTCATAAACCTGTTAAATTGATGATATCGGCAATTTAAACCAGCTTACAAaagattatttgaaaaattagctTTGCAAAATTATTAGAAACAGTGAGAAAATATTGAAGAAGTGATATTATTTAACGGTAAATCTTTGGtgctacatttttgttttagtttaaatatcTTAGCTCTactatctatttaaaaaaaaaaacgagataaACAAGAGCTGCACACCAGAGCTAAGGAAGATTATCATTCACACGTACTCAAAGGAAAAAGCTACCATGGATAAAAAAGCCAATTGCATACataaaaactccaaaaaaaaaaccgtgaCAGAAAAACAACTGCCAAAGAGGACAGACTTATTTGTAGACTAAGGAAGGCCAACCCTTTGCAACCAGCAAGTTCTGGAGCGATACTCAAAATGTAATATGTATGATTGGATCTGATGCTAGAACATATGAAAGACGCCCAGTTAACAAAGAATTCGATCCCAAGTACACAATCAAAACGATCAAGCATGGTGGTGGAAATGTGGTTGTTTGGGGAGCCTTTTCGTGTTATGGCGTTGGTCCTATTGTACGCAAAGATGGCCGAAGGGATCAGCATGTGTATACAAATATATTGGAAAATGTTATGGAGCTATATGCTCTTGATCATTTGCCAGTtacatacgagtacattttTCAACAGGATATTGATCCTAAACACACTTCACGTTTAGTGAAGTGTTACCTTgagaaaaaaatcatcaatgtTTTAAGCTGGCCAGCATAAAGCTCTGATCTGAATGCGATCGAAAACTCGTGGGCTGACGTTGAGAGAAGTTTAGGAGTCAAAACATCCAAAAACTCAAATgagttgttcaaaaaaataggaaaagttTGGCGGAATATCCCACTTTAACGCTGACAAGATTTGGTAGATAGTGTACCTAAACGGTGTGCAGCTGTAATTGCTAACAAGGGTTACcccacaaaatattgatttttcaatCGATCAAAGGTATTTTGaagtagaaaatataatttctttacctttaccttttatttgtatttttctcttTCAGTGAACTgatgtttctaattatttttccacacttttattttgtttctttcgaATTTAGTGCTATTtatgttacaatttttattttttaatattttatttgttgatatttatttagttttattaaagttttctaccttttgcaaaaaaaaagtacaaaatgcatgtttataattattttaccaCTACTGTATGTACTGTATGTGACGTgttatttaataagttttaagatttaacatcaaatttataaattttacaaaatttgatggaaatttaaataagttatgaaatttaaataatgcaaTTTTACGTCATTGGGTACGTTCAGACGACACaggggacttgaaagtaaggcaattttcaagtatctgattggccagctgctaaaaaattggcttccagttaagacaactttattggaaagctaactggaaagttagtcaagaataATCTCCATTACT
It encodes:
- the LOC129942631 gene encoding beta-alanyl-bioamine nonribosomal peptide synthetase ebony; translated protein: MGSIPQLSIIKGPQKELKSRNIHRIFEENLPQYSCKSALIYNDELPSGVISRALTYQQVNEKSNQFGRFFLRESLKRSLKPNQDSDYVIAVCMQPSDTLVMVLLATWKAGAAYLPIDPSFPANRIEHILNEASPIMVICDNDIDRKLFGTTCTLSVNELYQKSHEMQTSNIPDSKMLNIAKDLAIILYTSGSTGIPKGVRLPHSIILNRLQWQWDSFPYTSDESIGVFKTALTFVDSISELWGPLLNGMAILVIPKIITKDPERLVTVLDQYKIRRLVLVPTLLRNILMYLQMSGKSNVKLLHSLQIWVCSGEPLPVQLAESFYDYFQEGVHALYNFYGSTEVMGDVTYFACESKKQLSQLDRIPIGLPIDNTVIYLLDQDYRPVKNGDIGEIFVAGLNLASGYVNGRDPERFFENPLAVEYKYSRLYRTGDYGSLQGGYICYEGRTDSQIKIRGHRVDLSEVEKNVLSIEVVDKAIVLCYHVDQLDQALLAFVKLRDDSPLFTGLQIEAALKNKLADYMIPQVVIIDRVPLLVNGKIDRQALLKTYETANNNEDDTVIVLDFDFTQVPEDLKLIARDLFETVGSVIGRSTRATLTPNSNFYELGGNSLNSIFTVTLLREKGYSIGISDFIRAKNLGDIIYKMAKNENSEPMEEEWTSACPHLSMKAFPLTLSDKDDVIEIIVESFYGKADLEQWLKPDIMRTDYSDIINDIWTVLVEKNLSFIVKDVNTNRVIGTALNFDAHDEPTVEVSSRLSVVFDFLETLEGPIRDTYLPKGLNTILHSFMMGTSPDLDPKENIACMHFMEHEVLKLAKIRKFVGILTTNSSPLTQQLGSDVYKYKTLLDYQVNKYVHNDGSRPFSRAPDSQRCIVHWKEVDYSS